The Camelina sativa cultivar DH55 chromosome 14, Cs, whole genome shotgun sequence genome includes a window with the following:
- the LOC104740102 gene encoding protein IQ-DOMAIN 31-like, with the protein MGKTPGKWIKTLLLGKKSPKSSLENRSQKLGSAKKEELVVSVTEDLSNLTVDPPVVSSQPVPASTAQNVANNGNESKDNLESGNDLGELELERAAIKVQATFRAHQARRAFRTLKGIIRLQAVIRGHLVRRQAIATYSCIFGIVKFQALVRGQKARSSDNGIVFQKTHKEAGDSEPLQSNTYSWMDNPTKFVFVNKLLASSPTALPLKIQYGPEEPNSAKVWLVRWTQLQVWSSGSRVARVEIPKSQSKKRNYQAVVEADKARPKRGIKKPSGPNSGTGSIRSTAEGDKPKRIVRKASTLSKDALRTESNKAKPHSRKSRSASKDVSPLEIKDEKPSPSLKRSSLSNGSKKATFRSAEKKKKDTADSVQIEHEEKVSGKVLEGGDNIELAETEKSTLDSVQVEPEGKVLDGGDNIEFAEKEKDTADTVQIEPEGKVSGKVLEEGGNIEVADITDSVRIEPEGKVLVGGGNIVFTEKEKDKADAVPVELDVVQDENSPVLDKLEEDEPKTAETNDKGDDIKCSDEKISSENSNVCSDNTKPTERRALLPAKIDNQDHGLTHSGRKIPSYMAPTASAKARVKGESSPRFSLEKTEINGSVRRHSLSSPANGQLSTTTMSPRAHKLLLASAKGSMNDDKSLTSSKDITHKSTRSDWKR; encoded by the exons ATGGGAAAGACTCCCGGTAAATGGATCAAGACTTTGCTTCTCGGGAAGAAGTCTCCCAAGTCGAGTTTGGAAAACCGAAGCCAGAAACTG GGATCTGCTAAGAAAGAAGAGCTGGTGGTATCGGTGACAGAAGATTTGTCAAACTTAACGGTTGATCCACCAGTGGTTTCATCACAACCAGTTCCGGCTTCTACTGCTCAAAATGTGGCAAACAATGGCAACGAGTCGAAGGATAATCTCGAGTCAGGGAATGACTTGGGAGAACTCGAGCTTGAACGAGCTGCAATTAAGGTTCAAGCTACTTTCAGAGCTCATCAG GCGCGTAGAGCATTTCGGACCCTTAAAGGTATCATCAGGCTGCAGGCAGTTATCCGTGGTCACCTGGTCAGAAGACAAGCCATTGCAACATATTCGTGTATATTTGGAATTGTGAAATTTCAGGCTCTTGTTCGTGGCCAGAAAGCTAGATCTTCAGATAATGGAATTGTATTTCAGAAAACACATAAG GAAGCGGGTGATTCGGAACCTTTGCAATCGAACACGTATAGTTGGATGGACAATCCCACAAAGTTCGTCTTTGTTAATAag CTTCTAGCTTCTTCACCAACTGCATTGCCCCTGAAGATCCAGTATGGTCCTGAGGAACCTAACTCAGCCAAGGTTTGGCTTGTACGCTGGACACAATTGCAAGTTTGGTCTTCTGGCTCACGAGTAGCTAGGGTTGAGATTCCAAAATCTCAGTCAAAGAAGCGAAATTATCAAGCAGTGGTTGAAGCAGATAAGGCAAGGCCAAAGCGAGGTATCAAGAAACCATCTGGTCCAAATAGTGGAACTGGCTCCATCCGTTCTACAGCTGAAGGTGATAAACCTAAACGAATTGTGAGGAAGGCTTCCACGCTTAGTAAAGATGCCCTGAGAACTGAGAGTAACAAAGCTAAGCCCCATTCTAGAAAAAGTAGAAGCGCCTCAAAGGATGTATCTCCTTTGGAAATTAAAGATGAGAAGCCCAGTCCTAGTCTCAAAAGGTCTTCTCTTTCAAACGGGTCAAAGAAAGCCACCTTTAGATctgctgagaagaagaagaaagatactGCTGATTCTGTGCAGATTGAGCATGAAGAGAAAGTTTCAGGGAAGGTTCTTGAAGGAGGAGACAACATTGAGTTGGCTGAAACGGAGAAAAGTACTCTAGATTCTGTGCAAGTAGAGCCTGAAGGGAAGGTTCTTGATGGAGGAGACAATATTGAGTTTgctgaaaaagagaaagatactGCAGATACTGTGCAGATAGAGCCTGAAGGGAAGGTTTCAGGGAAGGTTCTTGAAGAAGGAGGTAATATTGAGGTTGCGGATATCACAGATTCTGTGCGGATAGAGCCTGAAGGGAAGGTTCTTGTAGGAGGAGGTAATATTGTGTTTactgaaaaggagaaagataaggCTGATGCAGTCCCGGTGGAGCTTGATGTTGTACAAGATGAGAACTCACCGGTTTTGGATAAACTGGAGGAAGATGAACCAAAAACTGCAGAGACCAATGATAAAGGTGATGACATCAAATGTTCAGATGAGAAGATAAGCTCGGAGAACAGTAATGTTTGTTCTGATAACACAAAGCCTACTGAAAGAAGAGCATTGCTGCCTGCAAAAATTGACAATCAAGATCATGGACTTACACATAGCGGACGAAAAATCCCCAGCTACATGGCCCCAACTGCATCTGCAAAAGCCAGAGTCAAAGGAGAAAGCTCTCCGAGGTTTTCCCTAGAGAAGACTGAGATAAATGGGTCAGTGCGACGCCATTCACTGTCATCTCCAGCCAATGGTCAGCTGAGTACTACTACCATGTCTCCAAGGGCTCACAAACTTCTCCTAGCCTCAGCCAAAGGATCTATGAATGATGACAAATCTCTTACTTCTTCCAAGGACATAACTC ACAAGTCAACAAGAAGTGACTGGAAACGGTGA
- the LOC104740101 gene encoding transcription factor MYB36-like: MEDTTKKKKKKNMNNNQDSKKKERHIVSWSQEEDVILREQITLHGTENWAIIASKFKDKSTRQCRRRWYTYLNSDFKRGGWSPEEDMLLCEAQRVFGNRWTEIAKVVSGRTDNAVKNRFTTLCKKRAKHEAMVIENNNSTSKRMLFLEGISTPQKAENEAPFAKRLRRSQILDLTDISNNGKPESCMKQNMRSPFSVLARNAIGIDDSLEDQNQTSNVKESDGEAMFLKKDDPKVAALMQQAELLSSLAQKVNADNREQSMENAWKVLQDFSNKGKENDIFRYGIHDFDFKIEEFKDLIEDLRSGYEDNQPSWRQPDLHDSPASSEYSSGSTIILDQSGDNRTQPSSSDTQTENKQVVEESLSACDVPKNPDEDLPISGEEKFSSPIQVTPLFRSLADGIPSPQFSESERSFLLKTLGIESSSPCPSANSSKPPPCKRVLLHSL, translated from the exons atggaagatacgacgaagaagaaaaaaaagaagaatatgaacAACAACCAAGATTCCAAGAAAAAGGAACGTCATATTGTTTCTTGGTCACAAGAG GAGGATGTTATACTAAGAGAACAGATTACTCTACACGGAACTGAAAA TTGGGCGATCATTGCATCTAAGTTCAAAGATAAAAGCACAAGACAATGCAGAAGAAG ATGGTATACATATTTGAACTCTGATTTCAAGAGAGGAGGTTGGTCCCCTGAAGAAGATATGCTTTTGTGTGAG GCACAAAGAGTATTTGGGAATAGATGGACTGAGATAGCCAAGGTGGTTTCAGGCAG AACGGATAATGCTGTGAAGAACAGGTTTACAACACTTTGTAAGAAGAGGGCCAAGCATGAAGCCATGGTTATAGAGAACAACAACTCAACCAGCAAAAGAATGTTGTTCTTAGAAGGTATTAGTACACCGCAAAAAGCCGAGAATGAAGCTCCTTTCGCTAAGAGATTGAG GAGAAGTCAGATTCTAGATCTCACAGATATCAGTAACAATGGAAAGCCTGAGTCTTGTATGAAACAGAACATGAGGTCACCATTTTCTGTATTGGCACGCAATGCCATAGGTATTGATGATAGCTTGGAGGACCAGAATCAAACAAGCAATGTGAAGGAGAGTGATGGTGAAGCGATGTTTCTTAAGAAGGATGATCCAAAAGTGGCGGCTTTGATGCAACAAGCTGAACTTCTAAGCTCCTTGGCGCAAAAAGTTAATGCAGACAACAGAGAACAAAGCATGGAGAATGCTTGGAAG GTCCTTCAGGATTTCTCGAATAAAGGCAAGGAAAATGATATATTCAGATATGGAATACATGATTTCGATTTTAAAATCGAGGAATTTAAGGACCTTATAGAGGATTTGAGGAGTGGTTATGAAGACAATCAGCCATCTTGGAG GCAACCTGATCTTCATGACTCACCAGCTAGCTCTGAGTATAGTTCAGGATCAACCATCATACTGGATCAGTCTGGTGATAATAGAACacaaccatcatcatcagataCTCAGACTGAAAATAAACAAGTTGTAGAGGAGTCCCTCTCAGCTTGTGATGTCCCAAAAAATCCTGATGAGGATTTGCCTATCTCGGGCGAAGAAAAGTTCAGCTCGCCTATTCAGGTCACACCATTGTTCAGATCTCTAGCAGATGGTATCCCAAGTCCACAATTCTCTGAAAGT GAGAGGAGCTTCCTTCTAAAAACACTTGGGATTGAGTCCTCTTCTCCATGTCCAAGTGCTAATTCTTCAAAACCACCCCCTTGCAAAAGAGTACTTCTTCATAGCTTgtaa
- the LOC104740103 gene encoding protein kinase 2A, chloroplastic: MGNCLGSSAKVDSNSSHANSASSSTKVSSKTSRSTAPSGLSTASYSTDSSLGPLPALRTEGEILSSPNLKAFTFNELKNATKNFRPDSVLGEGGFGCVFKGWIDQSTLTASRPGSGIVVAVKKLKPEGFQGHKEWLTEVNYLGQLSHPNLVLLIGYCAEGENRLLVYEFMPKGSLENHLFRRGAQPLTWAIRMKVAVGAAKGLTFLHEAKSQVIYRDFKAANILLDSDFNAKLSDFGLAKAGPTGDNTHVSTKVMGTHGYAAPEYVATGRLTAKSDVYSFGVVLLELISGRRAMDNSNGGSECSLVDWATPYLGDKRKLFRIMDTKLGGQYPQKGAFTAANLALQCLNPDAKLRPKMSEVLVTLEQLESVAKPGTKHTHMESPRSHHASPVQKSPVRYSQDRPLHNVTPSASPLPSNNKPPRVR, translated from the exons ATGGGTAATTGCTTAGGTTCATCAGCTAAAGTGGATAGCAATAGCTCCCATGCTAATTCCG CTTCTTCATCCACGAAAGTTTCGAGCAAGACAAGCCGTTCAACGGCACCTTCAGGACTAAGCACAGCTTCTTACAGCACAGATAGCAGTTTAGGACCATTACCAGCACTTAGGACAGAAGGAGAGATACTTTCATCGCCAAACCTAAAAGCTTTCACTTTCAACGAACTGAAGAACGCAACTAAGAACTTTCGTCCTGATAGTGTACTAGGGGAAGGAGGTTTCGGTTGTGTATTCAAAGGATGGATTGATCAATCAACTCTCACTGCTTCAAGACCTGGTTCTGGAATCGTTGTTGCTGTTAAGAAGCTTAAGCCTGAAGGTTTTCAAGGTCATAAAGAGTGGTTG actgAAGTAAACTATCTTGGTCAACTTAGTCACCCTAATCTTGTATTACTAATTGGGTATTGTGCTGAAGGCGAAAACAGGCTTCTTGTATATGAGTTCATGCCAAAAGGAAGCCTGGAGAATCATCTTTTTAGAC GTGGTGCGCAGCCACTTACATGGGCGATAAGGATGAAAGTAGCAGTAGGTGCAGCTAAAGGGCTAACTTTTCTTCATGAAGCAAAGTCACAAGTGATATACAGAGACTTCAAAGCTGCTAACATTCTACTCGACTCT GACTTCAATGCTAAACTTTCGGATTTCGGTTTGGCGAAAGCAGGTCCTACTGGTGATAATACACATGTGTCAACGAAGGTCATGGGTACTCATGGCTATGCAGCTCCTGAATATGTCGCCACAG GTAGATTGACTGCAAAGAGTGATGTGTACAGCTTCGGGGTCGTACTACTGGAACTAATATCAGGACGACGTGCCATGGACAATTCAAACGGGGGAAGCGAATGTAGTCTTGTGGACTGGGCAACACCGTACCTTGGTGATAAGAGAAAGCTTTTTCGCATAATGGACACGAAACTAGGGGGTCAATATCCACAAAAGGGAGCTTTCACAGCTGCTAATCTCGCGTTGCAGTGCTTAAATCCCGATGCAAAGCTCAGGCCGAAAATGTCAGAGGTTTTAGTCACATTAGAACAGCTAGAATCTGTTGCTAAACCTGGAACCAAACACACGCATATGGAATCTCCGAGGTCTCATCATGCCTCTCCTGTGCAGAAATCTCCGGTAAGATATTCTCAGGATCGGCCGCTGCATAACGTAACTCCCAGTGCATCGCCTTTACCTTCTAACAATAAACCTCCTCGGGTAAGATGA
- the LOC104740100 gene encoding UDP-galactose/UDP-glucose transporter 3, with translation MESHGSGLRRVLLLSFCVAGIWAAYIYQGVLQETLSTKKFGEDGKRFEHLAFLNLAQNVICLVWSYIMIKLWSNGGSGGAPWWTYWSAGITNTIGPAMGIEALKYISYPAQVLAKSSKMIPVMLMGSFVYGIRYTLPEYLCTFLVAGGVSMFALLKTSSKTISKLANPNAPLGYGLCFLNLAFDGFTNATQDSITARYPKTNAWDIMLGMNLWGTIYNMVYMFGLPHGSGFEAIQFCKQHPEAAWDILMYCLCGAVGQNFIFLTISRFGSLANTTITTTRKFVSIVVSSVLSGNPLSPKQWGCVSMVFGGLSYQIYLKWRKLQRMQKKKKT, from the exons ATGGAATCTCACGGTTCCGGTCTCCGGAGAGTTCTATTGTTGTCTTTCTGTGTCGCCGGGATCTGGGCTGCTTACATTTACCAAGGCGTTCTTCAGGAGACCCT GTCCACTAAGAAATTTGGAGAAGATGGGAAAAGATTTGAGCATCTTGCGTTTCTGAATTTGGCTCAGAATGTAATCTGCTTGGTTTGGTCTTATATAA TGATTAAGCTCTGGTCCAATGGAGGTAGTGGTGGAGCACCATGGTGGACATACTGGAGTGCTGGCATTACTAATACTATTGGTCCTGCCATGGGCATTGAAGCTTTGAAGTATATTAGTTACCCTGCTCAG GTACTtgcaaaatcttccaaaatgaTTCCAG TTATGCTGATGGGATCCTTTGTTTATGGCATAAGATACACCTTGCCTGAGTATCTTTGCACCTTTCTTGTTGCGGGAGGAGTATCCATGTTTGCCCTTCTTAAG ACAAGCTCTAAGACCATCAGCAAGCTGGCAAATCCCAATGCACCCCTTGGCTATGGGCTttgcttcttaaaccttgcctttgACGGATTCACAAACGCCACCCAGGATTCCATTACCGCAAG GTACCCCAAAACTAATGCATGGGACATAATGCTTGGAATGAATTTATGGGGAACTATATACAACATGGTCTACATGTTTGGACTGCCACATGGTAGCGGATTTGAAGCCATCCAGTTCTGCAAGCAACACCCTGAGGCAGCATGGGACATTCTAATGTACTGTCTATGCGGCGCAGTGGGCCAAAACTTCATCTTCTTGACAATTAGCAGATTCGGGTCTCTAGCTAACACAACCATAACCACAACCCGAAAGTTTGTAAGCATTGTGGTATCGTCAGTGCTGAGTGGGAATCCATTATCCCCCAAACAATGGGGATGTGTGTCGATGGTGTTTGGTGGATTATCTTACCAAATTTACCTGAAATGGAGGAAGCTGCAGAGaatgcaaaagaagaaaaagacttgA